TCTGACCAACAAGGTGAAAAATCAGGGCGATATTCCTGCCTATGGTTTTGTTCCACCGTATATCGATGGCCTGAAAGCGTCAGTTCCAGAGTGGTTCACCTGGCCACAGGCGAAACGTAATGAAGAAGCGAAAAAGCTGCTGGCAGAAGCGGGCTATACCGCAGACAAACCGCTGACGCTGAGCCTGCTGTACAACACCTCCGATCTGCACAAGAAAATGGCGATCGCAGCGGCTTCTATCTGGAAACAGAATATCGGTGTGGACGTTAAGCTGGAAAATCAGGAATGGAAAACCTTCCTCAGCACGCGTCATCAGGGAACCTATGATGTTGCCCGCGCCGGATGGTGTGCAGACTATAACGAACCTTCAACCTTCCTGAACAGCATGCTGTCAGACAGCAGCAGTAACACCTCGCACTATAAGAGCAAAGAGTTTGATGCACTGGTGGCGAAATCCTTGCAGGTGAAAACCGATGAGGAGCGCGCTGCGATTTACCAGCAGGCGGAATCGCAGCTGGATAAAGACGCTGTCACCATACCGGTCTATTACTATGCGAATACCCGACTGGTGAAACCTTATGTTGGTGGATTAACCGGTAAAGATCCGCAGGATAATGTTTACGTGAAAGATCTTTATATCATCAAGCACTAATAATAATGGCTGGCACACGCTGTTGTGCTGCCAGCCTTTTATAGGTACGAGCAATGTTAAAATTTATTCTTCGCCGCTGTTTAGAGGCGATTCCGACACTATTTATCCTGATCACCATCTCGTTTTTCATGATGCGATTGGCACCCGGCAGCCCTTTTACCGGTGAACGTAATTTACCGCCGGAAGTAATGGCGAATATTGAAGCCAAATACCATCTGAACGACCCCATTATGACGCAGTACGGCAACTACTTGCTGCAATTGGTGCAGGGTGATTTCGGTCCTTCATTTAAATACAAAGACTATTCCGTGAACGATCTGGTCGCGACGTCTTTCCCTGTTTCTGCAAAACTGGGGGCTGCGGCATTCGTTCTGGCCGTTGTTTTTGGCGTGAGTGCCGGCGTGATCGCCGCGCTGAATCAGAATACGAAATGGGACTATACCGTGATGGGCTTTGCCATGACGGGGGTGGTGATACCCAGCTTTGTCGTCGCGCCGTTGCTGGTGCTGATTTTCGCCATTACGCTGCGGTGGCTGCCCGGCGGTGGGTGGAACGGCGGGGCACCCAAATACATGATTTTACCGATGGTGGCACTGTCTTTGTCTTATATCGCCAGCATCGCGCGTATTACCCGAGGATCGATGATCGAAGTTTTACACTCTAACTTTATTCGCACCGCGCGCGCCAAAGGGCTGCCGATGCGTCGCATCGTCCTGCGCCATGCGTTAAAGCCTGCGCTGCTGCCTGTTCTCTCTTATATGGGGCCGGCGTTTGTGGGGATTATTACCGGTTCGATGGTCATTGAAACCATTTTTGGTTTACCGGGTATTGGGCAACTGTTCGTAAACGGTGCACTGAACCGCGACTACTCACTAGTACTGAGCCTGACGATTCTGGTCGGCGGCTTAACCATTTTATTTAATGCGATCATTGACGTGCTCTACGCTGTTATCGATCCGAAAATTCGCTATTAATTGGGGGCGTTATGTTTTGGAATCGAAAAAACGTTGAAGCGTTAGAGAACTTCACCGAGCAGGCCGAGATTGAAGGGCGCAGTTTGTGGCAGGATGCGCGTCTGCGCTTTATCCACAACCGTGCGGCGCTGGCCAGTCTGCTTGTTTTGGCCGTGATTACCCTGTTCGTAATCTTCGCCCCGATGTTGTCTGCATTTGACTACGCGGATACGGACTGGGGAATGATGTCAGCGGCACCGGATATGACGTCTGGACACTATTTTGGTACGGATTCCTCCGGTCGTGATCTGCTGGTCCGTGTTGCCATCGGGGGCCGCGTCTCGCTGATGGTTGGCGTCGCGGCGGCGCTGGTTGCGGTGATCGTCGGAACGCTGTACGGCGCGATGTCCGGTTATCTGGGCGGGAAAGTGGATTCGGTAATGATGCGTCTGCTGGAAATCCTCAACTCATTCCCGTTCATGTTCTTCGTTATTCTGCTGGTGACGTTCTTCGGGCAGAACATGCTGCTGATCTTCGTGGCTATCGGCATGGTGTCCTGGCTGGATATGGCGCGTATCGTGCGCGGCCAGACGCTGAGCCTGAAACGTAAAGAGTTCATCGAAGCGGCGATGGTTTCCGGTGTGTCCACGCGCGGTATCGTATTACGCCACGTTGTGCCTAACGTGCTGGGTGTGGTGGTCGTTTACGCCTCTCTGCTGGTGCCAAGTATGATCCTGTTCGAATCCTTCCTGAGCTTCCTGGGTCTGGGAACGCAGGAACCGTTAAGCAGCTGGGGCGCCTTGCTGAATGATGGTGCGAACTCAATGGAAGTGTCGCCGTGGTTACTGTTCTATCCGGCGGCGTTTCTGGTTGTCACGCTGTTTTGTTTTAACTTTATCGGCGATGGCCTGCGTGATGCCCTCGACCCGAAAGATCGCTGAGGAATATCGACATGAGCAAGATTGAGTTAACTGGCGCGCACGACGCGCTGCTACATGTTCAGGATCTCCGGGTAACGTTCAACACGCAGGATGGCGACGTGACGGCGGTTAACGACCTGAACTTCACGCTTAACGCGGGTGAAACACTGGGGATTGTTGGTGAATCCGGTTCCGGTAAATCACAAACTGCGTTTGCGTTGATGGGGCTGCTGGCTCGCAATGGGCGTATCGGCGGCTCGGCACGTTTTCGTGGCAAAGAAATTCTCAATTTGCCTGAAAGCCAGCTGAATAAGCTGCGTGCTGAAGAAATCAGTATGATCTTCCAGGACCCGATGACGTCGCTGAACCCTTACATGCGCGTCGGCGAACAACTGATGGAAGTGCTGATGTTGCACAAACGCCTGAGCAAAAGCGAAGCGTTTGAAGAATCCGTCAAAATGCTGGATGCGGTCAAAATGCCGGAAGCGCGCAAGCGTATGAAGATGTATCCGCATGAGTTTTCCGGCGGGATGCGTCAGCGTGTGATGATAGCAATGGCGCTGCTGTGCCGTCCGAAGCTGCTGATTGCCGATGAACCGACAACGGCACTGGATGTGACGGTTCAGGCGCAGATTATGACGTTGCTGAACGAGCTGAAGCGCGAGTTTAATACCGCCATCATCATGATTACCCATGATCTGGGGGTTGTTGCCGGTATTTGTGACAAAGTGCTGGTGATGTACGCCGGGCGTACGATGGAATACGGCGTTGCACGCGATGTCTTTTATCATCCGAGCCATCCGTATTCCGTCGGTCTACTCAATGCCGTGCCGCGTCTGGATGCGGAAGATGACGTGCTGGCGACCATTCCGGGTAATCCGCCTAACTTACTACGTTTGCCGAAAGGATGTCCGTTCCAACCACGCTGCCCATATGCGATGGATGTTTGCCATAGCGCACCGGCGCTGGAATCTTTTGGTGATGGCCGCTTGCGCGCCTGCTTTAGAGCGATTGAGGAGGTGGTATGAACAACGCGGACGAGAAGAAGGTGTTGTTAGAAGTGGACGATCTGAAAGTCCATTTTGATGTCAGAGATGATAAGCAGTGGTTCTGGCAGCCACCGAAAAAATTGAAAGCGGTCGATGGTGTGACGCTGCGTTTATATGAAGGCGAAACGCTGGGCGTGGTGGGGGAATCCGGCTGCGGCAAGTCTACGCTGGCGCGTGCCATTATCGGGCTGGTAAAAGCGACGGACGGACGCGTCACCTGGCTGGGAAAAGATCTGCTGGGTATGAGCGCCGATGAATGGCGCGCCGCGCGGAGTGACATTCAGATGATATTCCAGGATCCACTGGCGTCGCTGAACCCGCGTATGACCATCGGCGAGATTATTGCCGAGCCGTTAAAGGTTTATCATCCAGAGCTGGATCGACAGACGGTGAAAGATCGTGTGAAAGCGATGATGCTGAAAGTTGGGCTGCTGCCGAACCTGATCAACCGCTATCCGCATGAGTTCTCTGGCGGGCAGTGTCAGCGTATCGGCATCGCGCGTGCGCTGATTCTGGAACCGAAGCTGATTATCTGTGACGAACCGGTTTCCGCGCTGGATGTGTCGATTCAGGCACAGGTGGTTAACCTGCTGCGTCAGTTACAGCGTGAAATGCGCCTGTCGCTGATTTTTATCGCCCATGACCTATCGGTCGTGAAGCACATTTCCGATCGCGTGTTGGTGATGTATCTGGGTCATGCGGTAGAGCTGGGAACCTACGATCAGGTCTATCAAAACCCGCAGCACCCGTATACGCGCGCGCTGATGTCTGCTGTGCCGATTCCCGATCCCGATCAGGAACGGAACAAGAAGATACAGTTGCTGGAAGGGGATTTGCCTTCACCGATCAATCCCCCATCGGGCTGTGTGTTCTGCACGCGCTGTCCGATTGTCGGTCCTGAGTGTTCGAAAACCCGGCCATTGCTGGAAGGGAGCTTTACGCACGCGGTTTCGTGTTTGAAGGTCGATCCGCAGGCGCTGTTACCGGTGGCAGAAGCTGAATCACAGTAATCCGTTTTATCGGCTACTGATGTAAAAAAGGCGTCTCCTGCGGGAGACGCCTTACGTTTAAGCAAGAGAAATTATTCTTTCCACAAAATGTGGCAAAGTTTGTGGTCTTTTTCCCGGCAAATCAGCACGCGGGCAAAAATATCCGTGATCTCTTCACCATCTTCTTCGGCCAGCCCAATGACGACTTCGGCAAAAAAGTCAGGATTCAGGTCGAAATCAACATGCTCTGCCCAGTCTTCAGCAGGGTCGAATAACTCTGCGCCGCCGCGCTCTTCGAATTGCAGGTTGAACAGCAGAATATCTGCCGGATCGAGGTTATCAGCCGCGAGTTCCAAAAAGATGTCGTAGGCCTGTTCCAGTGCTTCGTCTTCGGTCAGGCGATTATTCAAATCCATAACGTAATTCCTGTTAATTCCCAATAGCCTTATTAGAACACGGGAAAACGCGTATTTATAGCAGGGGGCTGAAAAAGTAGAACAGCCGCTCGACGATGCGTTGCCAGTAAGGGCGGTTTTGCCACTGCGTCGCGTTTAACAGACGTGAACGGGCGATATAGTCTTCCTGTACGCAGGCTAAATCGCTGCCGAATCCGGCATCGTCAATCACCAGCGTAATTTCAAAATTCAGCCACAGACTACGCATATCCAGATTCACCGTACCAACCAGACTGAGCTGCCCATCAACCAGTACGCTTTTAGTGTGCAGCAGTCCGTCTTTGAACTGATAAATTTTTACGCCAGCGGCCAGCAGTTCCGTGAAGAACGCGCGACTGGCCCAGCCGACCAGCACGGAGTCATTCTTGTGCGGAACAATAATGCTGACATCGACTCCACGCTGAGCGGCGGTACAGATGGCATGCAGCAAATCGTCGCTGGGTACGAAATAGGGGGTTGTCATGATCAATTGCTTACGTGCCGAATAGACGGACGTCAGCAGCGCCTGATGAATCATTTCTTCCGGGTAACCGGGGCCGGAGGCAATAACCTGAATGGTATGGCCGCTCTCCTGTTCGAACGGCATAACGTTAACATCCGGCGGCGGCGGAAGCAGGCGCTTGCCCGTCTCCATTTCCCAGTCGCAGCAGTAAATAATCCCCAGCGTGGTCGCCACCGGGCCTTCAATACGCGCCATCAGGTCGATCCATTGCCCAACACCGGCATCTTGTTTGAATAAACGGGGATCGACCATATTCATGCTGCCGGTATAAGCGATACGGTTGTCGATCAGGATGATTTTACGGTGCTGTCGCAAATCCATGCGGCGAAGGAAAGCACGGAACAGATTCACTTTCAGGGCTTCGACCACTTCGATCCCGGCGGTGCGCATCAATTCGGGGTGATGCTGGCGGAAAAATTGTACGCTGCCGGCAGAGTCCAGCAGAATGCGGCAGTGTACCCCGCGTCGTGCCGCGGCGATAAGGGAAGAGGAGACTTGCTCAACCAGGCCGCCGGGTTGCCAGATGTAGAACACCATTTCGATGTTGCTGCGTGCGAGTTCAATATCACGCAATAGCGCTTTAATGGTGTCATCAAACGTGGTCATCAACTGCAACTGATTGCCTTTAACGCCGCCAACACCTTGCCGTCTTTCACACAGCTGAAATAACGCGCTGGCGACTTCACTATTTTCCGTCGCGAAAATACGGCGATATTCTTTTAATTCGCGTAGCCATTTTGCCGTTGATGGCCACATTTTGCTGGCACGTTCGGCTCGACGTTTGCCGAGATGGAGCTCGCCAAACGAAAGATAAGCGACAATACCGACAAGTGGCAGAATATAAATTACCAATAGCCAAGCCATCGCAGAAGGCACAGCCCGACGTTTCATCAGAATACGCAGGGTCACACCTGCAATCAGCAACCAGTAGCTAAAAACCAGTAACCAACTTATTACGGTATAAAATGTCGACATAAAAGCAGCATAGTTCCCTTCTGCAAAGAATTAACAAAGTGTACTCATAGATTTATGAAAGGGGAAATGCCTTTCCTCTGAATATCCCCGTCATACTTCAAGTTGCCTGTGCGACTCGAATTATTTAGGGAATAAAAGTGATGAGTAAGAAGATAATAGTTGAGAAAGGGATTCACTGATTGTCGCCGCGTATTAGGGGGGTATAATGCCCAGCGCGAGTGTATTAACAAGAGTCGCATAATGAAACGCAGTCGGAATGAAGTGGGTCGCTGGCGGATGTTACGTCAGGTCCAGCGCAGAAGAAGTCGCTGGTTGGAGGCTCAATCACGTACGTATCGTCATATTCGCTCTGCCCGTTATCTGCAACAAAAGCAGCAACGACGCGCATTGCTCTATGCGGTAACCTACGACTGGTAAGCCAGTGAGGAAAATAGCGACCCGATGTCTGGTCGCTATTTTTTTATCACACGGTTTACTACTCGCGGGGTTTATTTCCTCATCGGCTCATCCCATGACTGGAATGCGCTGCGCCATTGTTCTCTGATCGATCATCGGGTTAATGTCATCTTCCGTCGAGGGCAGGATAAACAGCGATACCGACGTATTTAAGCGTTCCGTTTGCTCCAGCAGTGAGGCGAAGGTGTGTGCGGAGGCTTCAACCTGTCCCGCATTTTCCCTGACGGTGTCGTTCAGCGTGCTGAGGCGGGCGGTGACTTCATGAATGCTCTCGTTCTGCTGGTGCGATATCTCCGAAATCTCACTCAGAAACGCGCCCGTGCCTTTCGCGGTCTGAATGATGTGTTGCAGGCTGTCATTCAGTTTGTTCACCAGTCGTGTTCCTGCGGTTACGCTGTTATCTGAATCACGAATCAGCACATTAATATTTTGTGCAGAATGGCTGCTTTGCGAAGCCAGCGTGCCGACTTCCCGTGCGACAACGGCAAAACCTCGTCCCATCGTTCCAGCTCGTGCGGCTTCAATGGCGGCGTTCAATGACAAGATATGCGTCTGAAACGCGACGTTCTCTATCATCCCAATGGCTTCTGTCATCTCACGCGTTCTGCCTGCAATGTCTGACATCGCCACCTTGACGTCATTCATCATCGTCTCACCCTGTGCGGCGATCTTGCTGGTATCTTCCGCGTGCAAATTAGCCTGTTGGGTATGCTGGGTATTTTGTTCCAGATGCTGGCTAAGCTGAATAATATGTTCTGTGGTGACTTTGAGCTCGTGGGATTGGCGGTTTGCCTGTTCGGAAAGCCGATGGTTATCTGCCGCGACCCGATCGACCTGCGTCACCATGTGGTCAACGCCCTGACGAACCTGATTGACCAGGTTCACGAGACCTTCCTGCATTTGAATGACGCTGGTATTAAGCTGTTCAACTTCTCGTGTACCGCGCGTCTTTGTATTGACCGCGTGCGAAAGGTCGCCCGCTGCGATCAATTTTAAATGAGCAATAATATGCGTCAGCGGACGAATAATGATCCGATTCACGCCAATCCACACGGCGATGGCGATCGCCAGCAAGAGCCCCAGAACCGTAATGAAAATCGTTTTTGCGTTATCGAGAGAGGATAAAAATTGTTGTCCATGTTGTTTTTGCAGCGCATCGGTATCTTGCAGATAGTGTGAATACTTCTGGGTAAAATCGCTTTGGTAAGCCTGCACCGGAACGGCAAAGAAAATATCGATCTGATTAGTGGTCTTTATTCCCTCGGCCAGCTCGACAAGCCCGGAATAAAGCTGGCTGTAGCTCTTTTTCAAATCGATAAACGCCGTGGTGTCGGCTTCAGCCGTCGTGACCGTCCCTAGTAATTGGTAGTGCTCCTGTGCCTGTTTGAGAGACACTTCCGCTTCATCCATCAGGCTGTGCCAGCTACCTTCAGACCCCGTTTCTTTGTCTACCAACAAATAAATGCCCGCGCGGTTGAGCTTGTCGCTGGCATTCATTACTTCCATCCGTGCTTTATCCATTAAGGCTTGCTGCTGGCGAAGGCTCTCGTTAGCGGAAATATCCTGCCGAACCTGAGTCATCGTTTGAGAAATGACGCCGACGGAAACCAATTGCAGTAAAGAAAATAACCCAATGATCAATAACAATCCGGCGAGAATACTGAGGCGATGACGGCGGCGGATACGTGCAACTCCGTTTCGCAAAATCGCAGGCATTAACATGATTGTTGACCCTCTATAGATGAATAGCGGTCAAACTATCACGGTTAAATGACTAAAATATTTCAGCTTTTGACGGGGGCGAAAAGGGCCATGGCTTTTTCATGCAACCATGACCTGTATCAATTGAACCCTTAAAACACTTTCTTGAATGGCTTCACGCTGACGTGTTTATAGACATCTGCCGCGAGGTAGGGGTCGGCGTTGGCCCATGCTGTTGCCTCATCCAGCGATGTGAATTCGGCGATAATCACGGAGCCGCTAAAGCCAGCCTGACCGGGATCCTCGCTGTCGATAGCAGGCAAAGGACCTGCGGTAATCAGTCGGCCTTGATCGCGCAATGCCTGTAAACGGGCAAGGTGGTCTGGTCTGACCGACAGGCGTTTTGCTAATGAATCAACATTATCTTCAGCATAAATGACGTAGAGCATAGCGACCTCATTGGTGGGAAGGTACCCTTTATCGTTTGGGGGGCCGGGTTTGAGGTCCCCAACGGTCAAACGCTATCGGGTAAGAGAAACGAGTTTCTATCATCATACGTGATGTTGTTTAAAGACAATAGTGCGAGGACAATAGGTTGATTTGCCAGAGTAATCCCCCCACGACTTCGGTTTTTTTAACAATTCCACGGGTTGTTATTGAATATGATTGCTATTTGCATTTAAACTTGGGCGGCATAAGAGGATAAAGACAGACTATGCCGCAAAAAAAGTTTTTTTTGACCCGCCGTTACTCATGGCCATTTATACTTTCAGTCGGTTTTCACGGTTCACTGATTGCAGGTTTGTTGTACGCATCATTTAATAATTCAATCGAATTACCGCAGGAATCTAAGCCCATCAGCGTTGTGATGGTGAACCCTGCGGCCTATGAAGCGGCACCTGCTGCGAAATCTGCCCCGGAGCCAGAACCGGTAAAGCAGCCCGAACCAGAGCCGGAACCCATTCCAGAACCGGAGCCATTGCCGCAGCCGGTTCCTATGCCATTACCTGAACCAAAGCCCAAGCCGCCGAAACCTAAACCGGAGCCTAAGCCGGTGAAGAAGGTTGAGCAACCGAAACCGGTTAAACGTGAACCGACGGTTGAAAAACAGCCGCCTTCGCCGTTTACCAGCACAGAGCCAACGCGCAATGTGACTAATGCGCCAGTGAAGCAGGCACCAGCACCCGCAGCAAGCACGCAGTCAAGCGGGCCACGTCCGTTGAGCCGTGCACAGCCTCAGTATCCGGCTCGTGCGTTTTCTCTGCGCGTTGAAGGGCGGGTAAAAATGCAGTTTGATGTGGACGAGTCAGGACGTGTTGACAACGTGCGCGTGCTTTCTGCTGAACCGCGCAATATGTTCGAACGTGATATCAAACAGGCCATGCGTAAATGGCGTTATGAAGCGGGTAAACCGGGCAAAGATTTGGTTGTGACCATCGTATTTAAAATTGACGGCGGGGCGGCAGTCGAATAATTCACGCCAGTACAAAGAAACGGGACGCCATCTTTAGCAGATGACGTCCCGTTTTCGTATCAATCGCTATTCAAGGCAGCTTACGCCGATGAACGCTAAACGTTACTCGCTTGGCGTGAAGTTGCTTTTACCTGCGGGCAGTTCGCGCGGATGGCCTTCTTCATCTACGGCAACGTAGGTGAATAACGCTTCGGTAGCCCGATAGCGCTGACCAATCGGCTCAGAGGAGACTTTCTTCACCCACACTTCAACGTTGACGTTGATAGAGCTACGGCCAGTGCGTAAACAACGTGCATAGCAGCAAACCACATCGCCGACGGCGACAGGTTTTAAGAATGACATCCCATCAACCCGTACGGTAACGACACGTCCCTCGGCAATTTCTTTCGCCAAAATCGCGCCGCCGATGTCCATTTGCGACATCAACCAACCGCCAAAAATATCGCCGTTCGCATTGGTATCGGCTGGCATTGCCAGCGTGCGGAGAACCAGTTCGCCCTGTGGTAACACGTTTTGTGTGCTCATTGTGTCTATCTCGCTTTGGCTATTGCTGTTGCTCGCTTTTTTCTTCTTCTGATTTTTCCTGATCGTTAGGCAAGTGACGATAGATATAAACGCCACAAATCAGCGTAAACAGCAGCGTCACACCGGTCAGACCAAAGACTTTGAAATTAACCCAAACGTTTTGCGGTAACCAGAAGGCAATATAGATGTTAACCAGTCCACACACCAGAAAGAACATGGCCCAGGCGAAATTCAGTTTCCCCCAGACGGGCTGCGGCAAGGTTAACTCTTTACCCAGCATTTTTTGAATCAGGGTCTGTTTCATCACAAACTGGCTAACCAGCAGAGCGGCAGCAAATAACGCATAGATGATGGTGACTTTCCACTTGATAAACAAATCGTTATGGAACACCAGCGTAAGCGAACCGAAAACGACGACCATGGCAAAGGTGACCAGCGTCATTTTCTCTATTTTACGATACATCACCCAGGTGACCACGAGTGACAGTGCCGTTGCGGCAATCAGTGCACCCGATGCGATATAGATGTCATAAAGTTTATAGGCCGCAAAAAAAACGACCAACGGTATAAAATCAAGAAGTTGCTTCATTATGTCAATCCATCACTCAACAGTGTCGTAATTATAACCCGCGAGAGTTATCTGATAGCTCATGCCATTATCCTTTATTGTGGAACACCATTCCCGAGATATTGTAATAATTTGCAGAAAATTACGATTGGGTAGATAGCGAACGGAGATTTGGCAGAACCTATGCCACCAGAGCGATGGCATAGGCAAAGAGCGGTAATTAAGCGCGCAGCAGCATATAAAGGCGGAACAGATAAATGAGCAGGATCGCGGAGATCAGATTGCCCAAGCCATTCAGAACCACGCCGAGCACGGTCGGTGAGGAAATCGGTAACTTCGATACGATCAGCAAAATAGCGATTTTAGCCAGTAGCCACATCACGATGGCAGGCGCGGTTGCACGCAAGTTACCGTAAGCCAGTTTGGTACTCACTTTAATGGCGTTGAAAATCCCGCTTTTTTCCGTGACGACAATCACGGGGGACAAACTCAGCGCAATAGCGAGCAGCACGCCAGGAATGACCAGAAGCATCATGCCAAGCTGGATGAGCAGGGTGCACAGCAGGATCAGGATAAGCAGACGCAGTAAAAAAGGTGCAGAGGCACCAATTGCTCGCAGTGCACTGGTGCGCTGTCCGTCAGAAACCAGCTGGATCAGCATCAGAACCCCGCCCGTCAGCAGCGCATTGCCCACTAACGCAGCAAAGGTGCCTGCTGCCGACATTTTCAGTAACACGGTTTGTTGTTCCGGTGTCATCTGCTGAATCATATCCATCAAGCCAGCTTCGACAGAAGATGACAGATCGCTGCTGGAACTGCTCAGAATCTGTAACTCGTCTCCAGAAGGCGATAGTGCATGATTCAGTATGACAGTAATGAATGCCGTCAACAGTGACATCATTAAGATGCTGATGAACTGGTTGCGGGTGAAATTCATTGTGTCACGGTACAACGTGTTAGCCGTGATAGGCATGCAGGCTCCTTGAAAAAGATAAATCGACAGAGAGAACTTAACTCCCAATTGTAACCTGTTAATTCGCGCTGTGGCACCCCGTCAACGATGCAATGCTGCTTTTCCCCTCACTATGAGGTCAGTGTGGCATGGCTACTCATCGTGGCGCTTATCGCCACCTGCGGCATATTCGACATCCTCACACTACTATTGATCTAGATCAATTTCATGGATTTTAATGAGTTAGCGATAAATGATTCAGTTCAATTTGGGCGTAAAATCTTTAAAAGATGTGATCTGGCTTAAAACAAGAATACCTACTTAGGGGTATATTTCGCTCGAAATTTAAACCCTATAAATGGAGTGGGTAATGAAAAAGACATCTTTCTTATTGTTGGCAGCGGCGCTCATGCCTGCATTGGCACAGGCTCATCAAGCGGGTGATTTCATTGTTCGGGCAGGTTCAGCAACCGTACGCCCTGCTGAAAGTTCGGATAACGTACTGGGTTTAGGTGAGTTTCAGGTTAGTAACAATACGCAACTGGGGCTGACTTTTAGCTACATGGTGACGGACAATATTGGGGTTGAATTACTTGCCGCCACGCCGTTCAAACATAAAGTCGGAACACCGGGAACGGGGACTATTGCGGAGGTTAAACACCTGCCGCCTTCACTGGTTGCGCAGTACTATTTTGGTGATACTCAAGATAAATTACGTCCTTACTTGGGCGTTGGTTTGAATTACACGATGTTCTTCGATGAGAAATTTAATGATACGGGGACAAGTGCGGGTCTGAGCGATCTGAGCCTGAAGAATTCCTGGGGCCTTGCTGCACAGGCTGGGTTGGATTACAACCTGGATAAAAACTGGCTACTTAATATGTCTGTATGGTGGATGGATATTGATACCGATGTGAAGTTTAAAGCCGGTAACGATCAGCAAAGCATCCATACCAAACTTGATCCCTGGGCCTTTATGTTTGGTGTAGGTTATCGCTTCTGATTGTTAATTTAGTTTGATGTGAAGAATAAATAATTTCCGGGAGAAATTTTTAACGTTGCGTTAGCAACGACCCGGAAGAGGGGCCAAGGATGGCACGCCATAAAAAAACGGCGACGTAAGTAACGTCGCCGTTTTTATAGACAGGAAATAACAAACCAATAAAGAAAACGCTATTTTTATTACAGCAATTATCTAGCTGGCGTTAGCCATTAGAAATTGTATTGTACACCAACGCGGTAGCGAGTTTGACGCTCATCCGTTGTTGTGCTGCCTTTGACGTTACCGATCTGAGCGTAAGGCGTCCAGTTTTTGTCGAATTTATAAGCCAGTTTAATGTCGTGGCTCATTTCATAATTTTCGTTATCAGCCAGATACCACTGAGCGCCTGCTTTGTTGTTCTTGTTGTATTCAAATTCGTATTCAACCACAAAGTTGGCTGGCAGTTTATAACCCAGCGTACTGGTGATGGTGTAGCCAGTGATAGCAGTAGGGTTTGTAGCAGAATTCGGGTTACCGATGTTATTGCTGTTACGCAGAT
The nucleotide sequence above comes from Pectobacterium brasiliense. Encoded proteins:
- the oppB gene encoding oligopeptide ABC transporter permease OppB, producing MLKFILRRCLEAIPTLFILITISFFMMRLAPGSPFTGERNLPPEVMANIEAKYHLNDPIMTQYGNYLLQLVQGDFGPSFKYKDYSVNDLVATSFPVSAKLGAAAFVLAVVFGVSAGVIAALNQNTKWDYTVMGFAMTGVVIPSFVVAPLLVLIFAITLRWLPGGGWNGGAPKYMILPMVALSLSYIASIARITRGSMIEVLHSNFIRTARAKGLPMRRIVLRHALKPALLPVLSYMGPAFVGIITGSMVIETIFGLPGIGQLFVNGALNRDYSLVLSLTILVGGLTILFNAIIDVLYAVIDPKIRY
- the oppC gene encoding oligopeptide ABC transporter permease OppC: MFWNRKNVEALENFTEQAEIEGRSLWQDARLRFIHNRAALASLLVLAVITLFVIFAPMLSAFDYADTDWGMMSAAPDMTSGHYFGTDSSGRDLLVRVAIGGRVSLMVGVAAALVAVIVGTLYGAMSGYLGGKVDSVMMRLLEILNSFPFMFFVILLVTFFGQNMLLIFVAIGMVSWLDMARIVRGQTLSLKRKEFIEAAMVSGVSTRGIVLRHVVPNVLGVVVVYASLLVPSMILFESFLSFLGLGTQEPLSSWGALLNDGANSMEVSPWLLFYPAAFLVVTLFCFNFIGDGLRDALDPKDR
- a CDS encoding ABC transporter ATP-binding protein; the protein is MSKIELTGAHDALLHVQDLRVTFNTQDGDVTAVNDLNFTLNAGETLGIVGESGSGKSQTAFALMGLLARNGRIGGSARFRGKEILNLPESQLNKLRAEEISMIFQDPMTSLNPYMRVGEQLMEVLMLHKRLSKSEAFEESVKMLDAVKMPEARKRMKMYPHEFSGGMRQRVMIAMALLCRPKLLIADEPTTALDVTVQAQIMTLLNELKREFNTAIIMITHDLGVVAGICDKVLVMYAGRTMEYGVARDVFYHPSHPYSVGLLNAVPRLDAEDDVLATIPGNPPNLLRLPKGCPFQPRCPYAMDVCHSAPALESFGDGRLRACFRAIEEVV
- the oppF gene encoding murein tripeptide/oligopeptide ABC transporter ATP binding protein OppF → MNNADEKKVLLEVDDLKVHFDVRDDKQWFWQPPKKLKAVDGVTLRLYEGETLGVVGESGCGKSTLARAIIGLVKATDGRVTWLGKDLLGMSADEWRAARSDIQMIFQDPLASLNPRMTIGEIIAEPLKVYHPELDRQTVKDRVKAMMLKVGLLPNLINRYPHEFSGGQCQRIGIARALILEPKLIICDEPVSALDVSIQAQVVNLLRQLQREMRLSLIFIAHDLSVVKHISDRVLVMYLGHAVELGTYDQVYQNPQHPYTRALMSAVPIPDPDQERNKKIQLLEGDLPSPINPPSGCVFCTRCPIVGPECSKTRPLLEGSFTHAVSCLKVDPQALLPVAEAESQ
- a CDS encoding HI1450 family dsDNA-mimic protein encodes the protein MDLNNRLTEDEALEQAYDIFLELAADNLDPADILLFNLQFEERGGAELFDPAEDWAEHVDFDLNPDFFAEVVIGLAEEDGEEITDIFARVLICREKDHKLCHILWKE
- the cls gene encoding cardiolipin synthase, which codes for MSTFYTVISWLLVFSYWLLIAGVTLRILMKRRAVPSAMAWLLVIYILPLVGIVAYLSFGELHLGKRRAERASKMWPSTAKWLRELKEYRRIFATENSEVASALFQLCERRQGVGGVKGNQLQLMTTFDDTIKALLRDIELARSNIEMVFYIWQPGGLVEQVSSSLIAAARRGVHCRILLDSAGSVQFFRQHHPELMRTAGIEVVEALKVNLFRAFLRRMDLRQHRKIILIDNRIAYTGSMNMVDPRLFKQDAGVGQWIDLMARIEGPVATTLGIIYCCDWEMETGKRLLPPPPDVNVMPFEQESGHTIQVIASGPGYPEEMIHQALLTSVYSARKQLIMTTPYFVPSDDLLHAICTAAQRGVDVSIIVPHKNDSVLVGWASRAFFTELLAAGVKIYQFKDGLLHTKSVLVDGQLSLVGTVNLDMRSLWLNFEITLVIDDAGFGSDLACVQEDYIARSRLLNATQWQNRPYWQRIVERLFYFFSPLL
- a CDS encoding YciY family protein encodes the protein MKRSRNEVGRWRMLRQVQRRRSRWLEAQSRTYRHIRSARYLQQKQQRRALLYAVTYDW